CAGGACTCCAGAGATAGCACGTTGCAATTTGCTcccaaaaaaacagaatttgttgTGCTCCAACCATGGCAATTCAGTGCCTGAACTAAACTGCTTTCTGAGACGAATGCCAGCATCCTGCACACTTATTCCAGCTCTTCTTTGATACCTGTCTTTGAATGCAGGCCCCACCAGTGGCTATTAAGAGCCAGGACAGGTTCAGACAAGAGGCTGAGCTTTCCCTGCACACCCCACGGCTTTCATCTCAGAGCAAGGAGGCAGGAGGTGCTCGGCAATTACAGCAGCCGGGAAGGCAGCGCTCAcctggctgctgtgcagctggtcTCCTCCAAGAGCCTCCTGCATCAAagtttcccttcctcctcctccatcagCAGCGCTGCAGGGACCAGGCAGAGCCTCTCCCCCCTTCCCCACAGCTCTAAATTTGCCTGCTTGCTGAACACGTCTATTCTAGGCAAAGACAGGCGAGATGAGGGAAGCGAAGCGCACGCATCAATCGTGTCGAGAACAACATCAGTGCCAAGTTCTTTCTCTGCTATAGCTGCTTCAAAGAACGTGTCTGATGTGGTGCTACTCTAAGCCAAGTTACTtaatttgtgaaagaaaaagaaattctctcCACGGAAAGCAACCAGCTCTCTGAGAACACGGGGAGAAGTAGAAATAGCCCACGtaatggggaaaagaaatatttaagacaACACATTAGTCAAAGAGATCAAATCTTTAGAGCAAGGGAAGACAAAAGAAAGACCATCTGGGGACACCGATAGCCCCAAGCTGTTCCCAGTCTGAGCTGAGACTTGACAGGGCACAGGCAAGCAGTCCCAAAGCAAACTCTATGCAGGTCTGGGGGAGCTTTGTGGCTCCCAGCTCCAGCATCACCACGACATCTGTGATACAGCTAATCCTCAGCCTTGGGAGGATTGAGGGCTGACAGCAGGGCTtgtctctgcagcagaaaagggAGGGAGGGTGCTCTGCATATGCTACCCATTCCTAGCAAAGTAAGGAATGAAGGCAGGAGGGATGGGAATGAAGTAACCAGTTTCTGTATGTGTAAAATGACAGTCATCATCTGGAATGGGTTTCCAAAACGAAGGCAGTAACCAGGAAGGGTGTATCAAGTTAACAGAGCCATGAGATGTCTGATACTCATCAAATCTTATCCCCTgcatattgaaaaataaaaacagtctCTCTTCTCCTGGGAGCTGTAATCCTCCAGACAGGATTAAACTCTAGCAGTCAATAAGCCATCCTGGCCAGAACAATCCAGCATTTGCTGTGGGATAGCTGAGATCGTATCAGCAGACAACAGTTGTGCTTTGAAAGGAATTAGAGGGGAACACAGGTAGCCTGAAGGTAAGGGACCATTTTCTGCTCTGAGCTTCCCTAGTGTCACATGGTGGCATTTCAGGCAAACCAGCTCCCATTTTCACGCTCTGTCAGACTTGATGGTACATTCAGAGTGAAGCCAGGTCTCCCTCTGTCTCCAATTTGTCTCAGAGCTCCCATCTAATTACAGCGTGCGTTTGATTGCCTTTGTAGGCAGCTCCTGAGAACTTCAAACATGGCACCCAGAATTAGAAGACACCTTGGAGAAATATTCACTGCCACCCAACAAACCAGCCCCACTGTGTCAGAAACAACGTGCCTCTCCCTTTGAGTCACTGGCTGTACCCTGCAATCCTCAGCACCTGCCTCGACCCTGCCATATTTCTGCTGTCACCTTGTGGTGGCCATGAACTCCTGCACCTTTGCTCTTGCAGCACTGCACCAGCTTTGCCCAAGACAAATGAATACAGAAACATTGTTGCTGAAAAGGAAACGCGATGCTCTTTGGGCCACCTTCTCAGCAAGCACCTATAGCACAATGAGTTCTTTATAGGCCTAACTAAAGGAGGAAGACTGGGCAGATCAGCTGTGGTCTTCTGGCAGCTCATGGACATAGCCAGCATCTTGTTGTGGAAGAGGAGTGCCCTCTGCTGAAATAACAGTCCTACAACAGGCAGACCACGATGTCCAGGTTCCACGACCCAGTAAGCGTGCACTGCCTTGCAGATTTACAATTTAAGGCAGCATGGATCACTACCCAAACAACAGGCAAGTGAATACAGTCCATTTAATACAGTCAAACACAGGGAGGGACcacaagaggaaaaggagataGCCTGAGGCATGGCAGGTGGACAGGAATGAAACAGCAGGCAACAGTACAGAACGTCACCAGATCTAAGAATGCACAACCGTGCTGCATCTTCCCAGCACACAAgagctgcatttttctctgtgctgaacaAAGCTCTGAGGTCTCAGTAATGGTGGTCAGAATGGGGAGAAGGCTGGAAAGAGATCACAGGAGCTGGAGGAACTGTCCTCAGCTTGCTCCATGCTCTCAAACAGGCATGCCCAACCCACCTGCATGGATAGGAGCAGccacctcagctgctccattcCCCACAGAGCTTTGGAGTCCCAGACCGAGGAATGTCAGTGCCATACAGTGGTCCAGGCCCTCCTGCCCAGAGCTAGAGAGCCCCACCAGCAAAGATGAGCTCCAAGGCAGCCTGAATGTCCCCTCCAGTAGCCTGCAGAGCCCGGAGACTCAGCTCATCATCGTGTATGCCCATGTCTCGCAGTTGCTGAAGCTGTGGCTGCCACTGGCTCTACagacaaggaaacaaaagaagctAAGGGTAGGTGCGAGAGTCCAAGCAGTAAAAAAACAGCCTTCTCCAAAGCCCACTCCACCATGCTGGTTCATCCCATCCCTCTAGCTCACAAGCACAATTCCAAACATGCAGAAAGGTCTTAAAAGTTTTCAGTCTTGCTGGTAATACCCTAAACCCACCAGCCCATCTCTCCCACTTCCACCCAGTCCTTCTGCAAACGTCTATCCTGCCACCTAAATAAAGCTCTTCACCAGTGACCCTTCTCCCAACTTAAAATCCTGCCACAGGTGACAGCTGGAAGAGCCACCTCTACCCCGCAGTGCTGAGTGTGATACAGAGctcaaaagaaaaggctgagacaCTGACCTGCAGACTGGGCTGCCCTGAGGCCTGCAGGGCGTGCTGCAAGGCCTGGCTGAAGAGGTCGTTGGTGATGGGTGTTCCTGACTGGACACTGGATGACATAGGGGAGGTCCCAGAGGAGTGACCCTAGTGAGAGACAAGTTGCATAGAGCTCAGAAGAGCACTGGCTGCAGGAACCTGGGTCCACATAGGGCTTGCACTCAGTCAAATGCTGGCTTTAGAGGGCAGGAGGACACCCGCAGCTGGTGCTGTACCTGGGTACCAGGGGTTGGTGTGTGGGAGCTGCTCTCTGGGGTGCTGGCCAGTGCCAGTGCAGTTGCCAGCTCGCTCTGGGTGATGGGTCGTGGTCCAGCAGCCCCAGAGTAACCAAGGGAAGCTGGGCGGGAACCAGAAGTGCTGCTGGATGGTGTTGATCTCGTGCTCTGCGTGGACAAAACAGACCTCTGGTGTCAGTGGCCACATCCCATTAACACCTGGCTCGTGTGCTTATCCCTAGGGATCCCTTCCCTGCAGTTCTTGAAAGTCAAACATCAAGTTTTTAAGAAGAACCATCTGGCAATTGGAGGAGTGCCCTCTGTTGAAATAACACAACATCACTTGTGCACAActctggctctgcagcagcttgaATACAAAAGGTGTTTATGCTGATGGCAAGTGCTACTGAGTtgtgcttctttcttctgttgtgaCCCTACTTCAGCACTCCAAAATCCTAACATGCAGAGCACTCAAGCCTACCACTATTATTAATACAGCATCTTAATGAACTCCCAGTGAGCCACAGATCACGCTGCTGATGAGAATATACAGAAAACCTTTAGAGACTTTAAGAGCTATAAAGTTAAAACCGTTACCACAAATCCAAAATAGTTGTTCCAGCCAATCCAGCCTGTGAATTACCTGGTGAAAATCATCTTCATCGTCAGAGAGACCTTCAAACAGAAAACCACCTGCAATAGAAAGAAGACTCAACAGATGCTGGCAGGAACTGGGCACCAGATGAGAATCCACTGGAGGCTTTGGTCACACAGCCAAGCTCAGCACTAACAAGTTCACTTGCAGCAGGTCAATGGAAGGCAGTTCAGGCCCATCACTCGTGCAAAACAGGGGCCACAGCAATCTGCTACCAACAGTGGTGATACACACACAGCCAGGAGAGGCCCTGAAGTTGAACTGTACCAGACAAGCCTCTCTCAATACGATCTGTCAAACCACAGAGCACGTTCCAAGCTCAGGTACCCAGACCTCTTTTGTTTCTCAGCCCTGCATCAGTAAAACACCTATTGATCTGTAACGGATCCTGCAGCACATCATTTCTGCAGCTCCCTCCCACATCTGATGGCCACAGGCTGCACGTACCCGGCATGTCACGGTAGGAGCCAGAGGACATGGCACGGGAGGACGTCTCTGGGGCTGGGAGCGGGGTGCTGCCTGCCACCGAGTGCAGGACGAGGACAATGGCATTCACGAGCGCAGGGTGAGCCGGTATTAACCTGGAGAGACAGGGTGGAAGAACAAATCGTGTGCATACAGAAACCAAGGAAGTTacagcaggaacagcagagcCATCCCCACTAGCTGAGCCAACACCATCTCCATACAGCCTTTAGCTATCCAATAACACCTCCTCACAGACCAAGACAAGCCAGGATCCTGCTCGATCCCACGTTGGCCCCCCACTGTACACATCTCCCACATGCTCTCACAGAGCAACTCCCTGCTGGGAGctaccagatctggaggtgaGGACGAGCCTGCTTCCACCGTGTCAACAGATGCTTACCAAAGCATCTGCTGCTAAGAACAGAGAACAGTCCTTCCCCACATTTCTGTCTTGGTGAACCTGTactggcagaaagcagcagaacgCTTTTTCCCACCCAGAGGGAAGTGACCTAAACAGGATTACAACAAAGGAGCTGCTTAGTCACCGTGCCAGCTTACACAAACTTACGTGTCCAACATGCTGGGGTCTGCAAACACTGAGAAGAGATCCTTGTCCTGCAGGACGCCTGGGAGAGACCAGGAAACATGACCAGTAAGAGATGGGATACAAGACACGCAGGAGCCAGTCCAACCATGGGAAAGAAAGCCAATTAGTTGTTTTTCAGGAAATGAGTCATGAAAAGACACCAGAAATACTCTATTATTGTTCTCAGAAACCTTTTGTGCCTTCTTAGACAGACTAAATCACAGCCACACCCCCGGGACGCAGGGCTTTCCCAGCAGATCCCACAGGCTGTGCTTCAATGCAGACAGCTCTACTTTAAGGCAGGATCAAGCCTGCCACCCAGCTCACCCCAGATGGCTGCATGAGATTGCAATCGCACCCCACGTCAGGAACGCTTTCTGAAAAGGTTCAGTGTTCAacctgaaatatttgttttactttaaagcCATCCTTATCCGGCTTTCTCCAGACCTTCTGAGTCACACCTGGACTCACCCAAAGCGACTGGGTCACTGCTGAGGCCAGGAGTAGCAACTATGATCTGATCCAACGACTCCTTGTTCCCCAGCATTTTGAACACCTGCCAGAGAAATCAGAATCGATCAGCAGCGTCACACAGCAGGGTTTCACTAAGGGCCTTTCTTTAGAAAAGGGGGTCAGACAGAAGACACCAAGGAGGTGATGTACAAAGTCCCACTCACTGCATCTCTGtaagcagggctgctgtgcagcGCTGTGTGAAGGACACGGAACTCCCGTATTGCTGCCACCTTGTCCACTGGCtctgagggaagaaaaacaacagatcAAAACATGGCTCTCCCTCTGTCAGCTTCACAAGCCATTTTACACCCTCCTTGGACTTCCcagctgcaacagcagcagtgattcTTTAATTCTCCTGAGTTCAATTGGTCTGGGAAGGAAGGATACAGATCACAACTGTTCCAGAGCTGTTTCCACAGCTTCACAAGCCCACCAAGGGCTGCAGCCACATTCCCACCTTCCaggcacagaaaaataaatatttcgTATGTGTATAAAattaaatgcactgaaataatTCTAAACTGGCCATTTTTACTCTACAGTCAGACACCCACAAGGCTCTAGCTGTACTAATGAGACATTTGGCTTCTGATTCTCTAGCAACGCTAAGATTGGTCAGAGCTACTTAAGAAGGGATATTCAGcttgcagttggacttgatgatcattaatgccttttccaacctgagcaattctatgattcattccACACTTCTGCCATCAGCAAGGTAAAAGTAATGCCCATTCACCACTTTGAGTGGTGGAGCGCAAACAAACAGATCAGTTCCACCTCCAAACCCCATGCCATTCTCCTACAAACATGtcacagagaacagcagctccTCACACCCAAGGTAACCTTCACCAACCTCCTCCCCACCTGGTTTCTGATCAGGCTCAGGCCAGGACTTGCGTAGGACATGGACAGTGGAGCCTGACTGGATGCCATAAAATTCAAGCGTCTGGTCATCCCTCAGCTTACGGCCACAGTAGATCAGATCTATGGAAAAGACAAACACATACAGGCACACCCAGGAAGGGTCTGTGGTCCTTAAGAAGTGAGGACTGGAGAGCCCTGCCTGCATCTGGGTCGGCAGCACAAGAAAACCCCAGGGCAAAGATTCACAAAGCTTCAGTTTGCTCCCTCCCTCAGCAAAGccacaggaaggcaggagctggCCACGACCTGTGCACCTACCGATGAGCTCGGGGTCCGGGACGGACTCCTGCAGCTTGCCGGTGATCAGCTGCTTGAGGTGGGAGATGCTGCACCCGCCCAGGGGACACTCCCCGAGCTCCGTCTCAGGTAAGCGTAAGATGGATTTGGGAGCCAGCGGCTGGTCCGCCAGCTTCACCGCGATGTGCCACTCGGACACGGCCATCTCCGGTCACAGAACCGACCTCAGGCCCACGGAGGACcggaaagggaggaaaacaacGCGCGGTGACACAGCCTTCAGGCCGCCTTAAGAACCGCAGGCCCCGCTCTCGCACTGGGAGCCCCGAGCCGCGTACGACGACGTTCTCCAGGCTCCCAGCCGAGCGCTCAGCCCCTCACGCGCACACCTGAAGCCGCGCAGAGGCGGCCGCCACGTCTCACCGGGAGCAGAAGCGGAACGCGGCCGGCTCCCCCGGTCAGGCCGCCCCTCTGCGTCGGTCTTCCGGCGTCGCGCCGGAAACGGAAGTGCGACCACAACGCGGTGCGCATTGGGAAATGCAGTCCGCTCTGtgtgggaaaagagaaagccacCGATTGGCCGACTTGCCGATGACGTGGCACAACGAGCCAATGGGCGGCCGGCTAAGGGTTTAAAGGAGGGAGCGCGCCAGCGCGGGCTCACTCACGGGCGCTGGGAGGGCAGAAGTGTGGCGTTGGGCAGCCGCTGCTCGGCGAAAGGAAGGCTGCCCAGCGAAGAGCTAGAGGCTGCAGGGCTCGCGGCAGCGCTGGGTTCCTAGCGAGCCTCCCCGCAGCTCAACAGCCCATGGAGACGCATCTCCTTCAATTCCCCTATGAACAGCTGCAAGCACATGAGCTTTTACCACTGCAACCAGAGGCTGCTGCCCTTCCCCCAGCTCTTCCTATCGAGGCAGAGATCAGTAGGACAGCATAAATTTGCTACAGGAAGATGGACCCCCTTCCCTAAGCTGAGCAAGCTCTGGGAATACTTGCTGCCGCATCTTGTCACTCTCTCCCAAAAAAGGAGAGGCTCCTCTCATCACCAAACCTGTGCCAGCACGCTAACTTTTCTAGTAGGAAGAGGTTCTAAATAAAGTCAAGTTACCATGAAAGTACAGAAGGGCTGCAAGAGCTGCATACCAGTCAAGTTTTTCTCACTAACAGTGCTTAAAATGGTCTGCATGCAGCCGGTTCACACAGTGACACTGCACAGTTTGCAGTGGGTCACCCGAAGTTTGTTTCGTTAAGTTGCAAACTCCTAAGCAGACAGTTGGAATCCGGGACTGACTCTAAGCCCTCATACCACACAATCCTTGAAGCATACCTGccctgaaagaaagcaagaaagactCTTACACTTTTAAGCCTAAGTTTATTTGTTCTCCTACAAACGAGTCAGATGTGACAAACCTAAAGGTGACAAACCTACTTTAGTGTCATCCTGTTAGCATTACATAGGAAATGTGAACAACTCATCtactttctgccccagaaccACAGCCGACAGGCTGCCATTTCTCTCCACTAAAAAGCTAGTCATGAACTGGTCCAAACTGGAGCAAGGCCATTAAAATGCACACCGTATGCTACTACTCAGTACCCCCACAAATTAGAACGTAAAATAAGTAACAGTCAAACAATACTGGTCCAAGCTGAAGGGAGAGCTCCCAAGGACAAGCCTGCAACACCTCCTCCCATGCCTGCCCCACTGTGGGGACACCCCAGGTGACTGCCAGCAGCCCCTCTAGAAGCACTTGCGATGGACGATGGAGGGGCCAGACTCATCATACTCCTGCTTGCTGATCCACATTTGCTGGAAGGTAGAGAGGGAGGCCAGGATGGAGCCACCGATCCAGACAGAATATTTGCGCTCCGGTGGGGCAATGATCTTGATCTTCATGGTGCTGGGTGCTAG
This Lagopus muta isolate bLagMut1 chromosome 10, bLagMut1 primary, whole genome shotgun sequence DNA region includes the following protein-coding sequences:
- the UBL7 gene encoding ubiquitin-like protein 7, whose amino-acid sequence is MAVSEWHIAVKLADQPLAPKSILRLPETELGECPLGGCSISHLKQLITGKLQESVPDPELIDLIYCGRKLRDDQTLEFYGIQSGSTVHVLRKSWPEPDQKPEPVDKVAAIREFRVLHTALHSSPAYRDAVFKMLGNKESLDQIIVATPGLSSDPVALGVLQDKDLFSVFADPSMLDTLIPAHPALVNAIVLVLHSVAGSTPLPAPETSSRAMSSGSYRDMPGGFLFEGLSDDEDDFHQSTRSTPSSSTSGSRPASLGYSGAAGPRPITQSELATALALASTPESSSHTPTPGTQGHSSGTSPMSSSVQSGTPITNDLFSQALQHALQASGQPSLQSQWQPQLQQLRDMGIHDDELSLRALQATGGDIQAALELIFAGGAL